In Chitinivibrionia bacterium, one DNA window encodes the following:
- the rplK gene encoding 50S ribosomal protein L11, giving the protein MAKKVVGQIKLALEAAKANPSPPVGPALGQHGVNIMEFCKAYNAKTQDQAGMIIPVVITVYADKSFSFITKTPPMSYLIKKELGLKSGSKVPNKEKVGKLTKAQVEKIVKIKLPDLNCDNEASAAEMVIGSARSMGVEVEA; this is encoded by the coding sequence TTGGCTAAAAAAGTAGTAGGGCAGATTAAACTTGCTCTCGAAGCCGCAAAAGCGAACCCGTCGCCGCCGGTAGGACCTGCATTGGGTCAGCACGGCGTTAATATTATGGAGTTCTGCAAAGCGTATAACGCAAAAACTCAGGATCAGGCGGGAATGATTATCCCTGTTGTGATTACGGTTTATGCGGACAAATCGTTTTCGTTTATTACAAAAACACCACCTATGTCGTATCTTATTAAAAAAGAATTGGGTCTCAAAAGCGGCTCAAAAGTTCCTAATAAGGAGAAGGTCGGTAAATTGACGAAAGCGCAGGTAGAAAAAATTGTTAAGATTAAGTTGCCCGATTTGAATTGCGATAATGAAGCGTCGGCGGCTGAAATGGTAATAGGCAGTGCGCGCAGTATGGGCGTTGAAGTCGAAGCATAA
- the rplA gene encoding 50S ribosomal protein L1: MKRSKAWRAANANLEPLKEYGLMEALQFVKDNARAKFDETVEVAVRLGVDPRKSDQVVRGSVVLPGGLGKTVRVLVFAQGEKAEEAKAAGADFVGANDMVEKITGGWTDFDSVIATPDMMGVVGKLGKILGPRGLMPNPKVGTVTNDLTKALEETRAGKVEFRTEKAGIIHAPVGKVSFDIDKLYANVKALVDALMKLKPSAAKGVYLKGISVSSTMGQGLKINVAELR, translated from the coding sequence ATGAAAAGAAGTAAAGCTTGGAGAGCGGCAAACGCAAACCTTGAGCCGTTAAAAGAATACGGTTTAATGGAAGCGTTGCAGTTCGTTAAAGACAACGCTCGCGCAAAATTCGATGAAACCGTTGAAGTGGCAGTGCGTTTGGGTGTTGACCCGAGAAAAAGCGACCAAGTCGTAAGAGGCTCTGTTGTTCTTCCGGGAGGTCTCGGAAAAACAGTTCGCGTTTTGGTTTTTGCACAAGGCGAAAAGGCTGAAGAAGCAAAAGCGGCAGGCGCAGACTTTGTCGGTGCAAACGATATGGTAGAAAAAATAACAGGCGGTTGGACTGATTTCGACAGTGTTATCGCAACTCCTGATATGATGGGTGTTGTAGGTAAACTTGGTAAAATTTTGGGTCCTCGCGGCTTGATGCCTAACCCTAAAGTCGGCACTGTAACAAATGACTTGACCAAAGCGCTCGAAGAAACAAGAGCGGGTAAAGTGGAGTTCAGAACCGAAAAAGCGGGAATTATTCACGCACCCGTCGGTAAAGTATCTTTTGATATTGATAAACTTTATGCAAACGTAAAAGCATTGGTTGACGCTTTGATGAAATTGAAGCCGTCTGCCGCAAAAGGCGTTTATCTTAAAGGTATTTCAGTGTCAAGTACTATGGGACAGGGCTTAAAAATTAACGTTGCCGAGTTAAGGTAA
- the rplJ gene encoding 50S ribosomal protein L10 has product MLTKQEKEKVIEDLKAESSQATGIYVTAYQGMTVAKFNNVRAKLKGAGAKYIVVKNTLAKRALAQSGIEGLDAAFKGPVGVALSNKDISGAAKIIRTFNKENDNLLAVRMAYADGTVFAGADAERLADLPSKEELLSMLLSAFNAPITKLAGTLDGIMTNFVRTVDAVRIKKEQE; this is encoded by the coding sequence GTGCTGACTAAACAAGAAAAAGAAAAAGTTATTGAAGACCTCAAAGCAGAGTCTTCTCAAGCGACGGGAATTTATGTTACCGCGTATCAGGGAATGACTGTTGCGAAATTCAATAACGTAAGAGCGAAATTGAAAGGCGCGGGCGCGAAGTACATCGTGGTAAAAAACACTCTTGCAAAAAGAGCGTTGGCGCAATCGGGAATTGAAGGGCTTGACGCCGCTTTCAAAGGTCCCGTGGGTGTGGCATTAAGTAATAAAGATATTTCGGGTGCGGCAAAAATTATCAGAACTTTCAACAAAGAAAACGATAATTTGCTTGCAGTTCGTATGGCTTATGCGGACGGAACAGTGTTTGCAGGGGCGGACGCGGAGCGATTGGCAGACCTTCCATCAAAAGAAGAGCTCCTTTCGATGCTTCTTTCTGCGTTCAACGCGCCGATTACCAAATTGGCAGGTACGCTGGATGGTATTATGACAAATTTTGTTCGGACGGTGGATGCTGTTCGTATCAAAAAAGAACAAGAGTGA
- the rplL gene encoding 50S ribosomal protein L7/L12, with translation MTKDQLVEAIGELTVVELSDLVKAIEEKFDVKAAAPVAIAAGPAAGGAAAPAAEEKDEFTVELASAGDKKIEVIKVVREVTGLGLKEAKDLVDGAPKPVKEGVNKAEAESLKAKLEAAGAKVELK, from the coding sequence ATGACGAAAGACCAACTTGTAGAGGCAATCGGTGAATTGACAGTAGTTGAACTGTCTGACCTTGTAAAGGCAATCGAAGAAAAGTTTGACGTAAAAGCGGCGGCTCCCGTAGCAATCGCGGCAGGTCCTGCGGCAGGCGGAGCAGCGGCTCCCGCGGCAGAAGAAAAAGACGAGTTCACAGTAGAACTTGCAAGCGCAGGCGACAAAAAGATTGAAGTTATCAAGGTAGTTCGCGAAGTAACCGGTCTTGGCTTGAAAGAAGCGAAAGACTTGGTTGACGGAGCGCCGAAACCTGTAAAAGAAGGCGTTAACAAAGCAGAAGCTGAGTCGTTGAAAGCGAAGTTGGAAGCTGCAGGCGCTAAAGTTGAACTTAAGTAA